The window AATTCATAAGGAATTCCCAGAACAGATTGCTTTGTGATTAAGTCTCAGATTCTGCAGTTTCTGCAATTTGGCATTTactataaaaaatgaaaacatattttttaggAGATGATTTAGGGAAAAAATCATATGATTAAATATACATGAGCCTCAATGAGTATCATTGACAGAGTGTCTATTGGCAAAGTAAGAAGCATAATCCTGAAACATCATTTTAGAGAAGTTGTGTCTATACAGTAGATAACAATGATAAAGTcctcctgtctttttttctgcaacCTACAATATCACTTATCTACCGACTACAAAAACTGACgtttattattttgtgtctcttcaaggctttttttcctccaaaaccCACCAATTTATGTCTTTTGCACAATAAATGACCCATGTAACATCTTCTATCTTCCTTAATTACTCACAACAGTGGTGCCTAGTCCAGACATTTATGTCATGCCATTTACACTCATTCCATCTCTCTGACTGGGGTCTGGTTTAGGCTCTGGCTCAGCAGGTTAAGTTGGACCATGCAGACGAGATCAGAAAGGAGCTTGAATTCTGTAACAGGATTGCTGCTGAGCGTGCTCAGAGCAGATACAAGAAGCACTTTAAAAGCTGCAAGGAGATTTTGGAGCAGATAGTGGACTTGGCCACCAAGGTTGGAGAATATCGACTACTCACTGGGAAGTATGTAACACAGTTTCTTTCACTAAACCATGCATATGGTACCTGGCCTTAAGATTACCAAATTGACCTCTCGGTTAGTTGAATAATGAATATATGCACATTCCAAATGTGTTCTATTGTGTAAGTATTATTATCAAAAATATATTGCAAAAGTCAGTTAACCGTCTCATTTCAAGagttaaaatgtagttttaaagcACAACTCTGGCCACTTTGTGATATGTGAGAGAGACAAAATGATTGGATAAGGCCTCTGCTATGTCATATTTTTGCAGATTTAATATTTATGCTTGAACAAACATCACATTAAAGagcataatataatataaaaaatattttaaaattttaaaaatgtatttaaaaacataGATTCAGAAACATGCATATGTTTAAAAGAGATAGACACAGAGACATGGTGGGTAAAATTAAGTGCATAAGGCTAGACACAACAGTAGGAAATATGCGCAGCTTTctatgtttctgtctttctaccagaaaaacacatttaaaaaggtaTTTTAGGACAATATTGACAAACTGAAGTCTCTGTTTGACAACTGAAGTATTGGGATCCACTGCTAATTCAGATGTGAGTCAAAAAAACTACTATTATGGAAAACATTATTCTACATCTGATGGGTGGTAAAATAAAACCAGGTGATTTCAAcgctctgtctgcctcttctcATGATCAGATACATCATTGCCACAAATATACACATGCCCACAAAACCCTGCACTATAGTCCGTACCACATGaagatacagtacatatattTATCCTGCTGGCCaagttttttatgtttgtatccACTGAATCAGCTCTTCTACTCATGGTTAGATTAACCATGTTAATATACAATTAAGTTTTAGGTCCCATCAAAATAgcaatcacatttattttgaatacGTTTAAAAGGACATTTGGAAGTTAGTTGTCTCTGTCAGTAAAACCCTGTGTTCCATTACAATCCAGCTTTGCCTCCTTTCAAATGTTCTGCTGTGTCGTGTCCAGTCTGATTCCAGAGAAGCTGATGAAAGAATGGAAGGAATTGCTGTTCAATGGTATGCCTCTCTATCAGCCGATAAGTATGGAGGGCCAGCAGCCGGGGTTTGAGTTCTCTTCCCCACTAGACCCTGTAGAGATTAAGAAGCAGGAGATACTCAACGACCAGGACTATGATGAATACACTGTgagtttgaaatgaaatgtgcagtgtgtttatcttatgtctgtatgtatgcttgcacatttgcacataccttgtgtgtgtggattCTTGACTGAATAGCTTGTTAGTCAAACCTCAAGGTGAGTGGTGATTTCACTAGCAGTTTCAGGTATGATCATAATTGTGGAAAGCAAACCAAgcaacattttttgacatttaagtTTGAATTATCCATGAACTGAAGCCCTGAACTTGATGCTGAAGATCCTCTTTGTCTTAGTTGTGTGTTCTGTTTGTCAGAACATGGTAGGTGAGTGGGCATGGCCAGAAGAAGCAGGGGAGACCAATTTACCCCTAACCAACAACAAGATTCTCGGACATGTTGTCCTGCGGCTGAGGAACATTGTCCATCCAACCATCGAGGAACCCTCCACACTGTCATTTCCTAACTTCATGCTCAAAGCCTGTGTCCTGGGCAAGTTTTGCTCTGGCAAGACCACCTGCCTAGCCAAGATTGCTGAAGGTACATGACATGCAATCCAAACAGAGatgcatgtatacacacatacctACAAACACAAAGTCAGAACTCTTAGTtatatttgctttatttgttgGGAAAAACAGATGTGAAATGAGATTTTATGGTTAATttgtttctgagtgtgtgtatgtgtttttttgctttagCCCATGGCATCTATGTCTTATCAGCTGACACACTGATTGAGGAGGCACTGACTGCTTACCAGAATGGAGAGGAGGTTAGTCAGAAACAGTTAAACAGTATTGTAACTTCACgtgtttgaatttttatttaagTAGTCACCTTATTTTGCCTTAAGAGGATTTTTTAGAGCCATAAAGGTTAAAAGGTCATTAATGCTCCTAAACATTGCAtgttattaaaacacatttacaggtcACAGAGCAGAGGGGAAAGGAAGACAATGATCAATTGCTCACATCCTCCACATCACTGAAATCTGGTGGGTTACTGAAGTCAGCATGTTTCTATTGTCTCTTATTCTTTACTGTTTATTCTACatactacagtatgtttattttcttgtaatAGAAATGCACTGCATATTAAGTATTTCACATGAATGAGTGTTTTATTTGATCGCATGTGTCAggatattttcattgtttttcagaTCTTGACACCCAAGAGGAAAGTAGCAACACTAAGGTAAGAAAGAGCTGTTTGTATGCATTTGTGATTTTCTGACTATTTTGCATTTACTCACACATAATGCAACCTTTATCCAACctaattaaaataatgacatgTAAGATATTTAAGAAATAATGAAGGAACGAATAATGaaggttgattgattgatccaTTTTCATTCCAAACAGGACATTTTATCCTGCTCTGTATCTAGTAATTAGTGTTAATCACACTCATGTCAATGTTTTCTTCCTTAACTCATCGTAAGTGCTTACATGTGCCACTATCCCAGCTTTCTGTCCGGGCCATGCAGGGAGGAGCTGCAGAAAATGAGCTCAGGAAAGGCAGTGCCATCCCTAATGAGCTAGTGGTGGACATTATAGTGGAGGCTATCAGGTAAGTTCCtgtatcatactgtatgtaggatTGTCCATTTTATATCCTCAGTGATAGAATCTTACTTTTATATACAGTGAGGACAAAACAAAGAGAATTACAAtctattaaataaaaatatgtaattgattgagcagaaaaacaaacaaaagtctgTGAAATATTTATGTCCTCACCAGGCAGATTCCAGCTGGGTCAGGTTGGGTCCTGGATGGATTTCCAGTGGACATCACCCAGGCCTATCTGCTAGAGAAAGCCCTTGGTGGGTCTGTGGATGTAGGGAATGAAGTTGTGAGCAGCAGGACAAACCTTGCTATTGATCCTAATCCACCCacaccgccaccaccaccagctCCTGCACTGGACCTGGTTGTACTGTTGGATATTCCTGATGAGTGTGTTGTCAGGCGGGCTGTCAATCAGACGGGTATATTACAGTGGTTGCCGATTAATGCAATGTATCAGTGTGCCGCCAATCATTTTCTGTAAGATGATGTGTGCACGTATACATACACAGGTGatcatttacatgtaaattgtgtgtttgtgtgtgtatgctacTCTTGCTCCCAAAACTGGTGCAGGTACtgatactgctgctgctgctacaaccTCTACAGAAAATAACTTATTTCTGGCACAGATTCCGAacaggtaagaaaaaaaagaatcaaatggACAGAAAAATTGGAGTGAATACTTTACTAATAATGCATGACCCTGTATATAATGTCAGTCATCCTTTTCCCACCTCAAGGATTGCAGCTTTTCAGGACACCTGGACCAAACTAGAGGAATGGTTTGGCAGGAAGCAAAACATTTTGGTTCACGTTGATGCAGatgtagaggaagaggagcttTACAAGAGGGTGGAGTCTGTCCTTCAGCAAGTTATGATGCAAACACAGGAAGGTAACTGGTTATCATTTTAGTAGAGAGTGTTAGTAGACTCATACTGTAGATATgattttttgtctgtttctgtatGATATATAGTGTGCAATAGATAAAAACTCTTCCCCTGGAACAAGCACAACGTTTTCTCACAATATTCCAACTTACTGCCTCATCAGCTCTTGGCAATCCTTCTGTTGAGGATGATGAAGTGTTGGACAGTGGAAAAACTGAAGAATCCTCTTCTGCCACACCTGCACCTGTAGACCAAGCTCCGGCCCTCACAGACCAAGACCCGGGCCCCACAGAGTCCAATATCAGCCTTAACGAGCAAAAAGATGAAAGTGTGACATCAATTTCCAAATCCAACACACATTCCCCAAGAGGTGATTTGATCAGTAGTTTGTGGATTGCACAGTTTCTTTTAAATGACTTCAAGTCACATAAGAAATTCGACTTGGAAGAGATCATTTAGAAATAATATCTACTCACTAGGAACATGAAGTGTTTCTTTACTGATAATGACTTTGTGGAATATagacacattttatattttgaagGTACCAAACTGATATTTGATTGAATATTTGGAAAAAGTCTGCAATATCATCAACCAATCTCTATTTTAAGgttgtttgttgatttttaatCAGTCTGAAAGTACAGCCATTATCTCTTATTCATCTCAGTAAATTAATATGATACTATGATAGGTATTTATATCTCATTAACTTTCAGTGAATATGATTAATTTAACCTTATAATAGTGATGATTAATATACTTTTTCTCTGGGTAATCAATAGGTCAGTCAAGGAAGGCATCATCTTGCTCATTGACCAATGAGGACTCTCAGGGAGTCCCCAAGAACCCACTTGAGTGTGCCTCTCCCTGTCCAGGTTCATCCAGTTGGGTCTATGTGGATGAACCTCTGCCCCAAGTAGGATACAACTTCTATCTATGCTTGTGTTGCTTAGCAGAGTTGGAAGTGCCCACTAATCTCCCTTGTAGAATCTAATTTTATCAATGACGCATAACATTCAGATGCACTCACAGGGAGGGGTAACCACAAGATGGCACTCTAACATGATTTAGCCTGTGGGCTTGTGGTTTCCTACCATCACTGGCTTTCAGAGTCTGTTTTCAattacatgaaaatacatgtcatCAGACATCTTTGTGAAATCTGTTCCATTACACTAtgcctgttttttcttttagtcCCCCACACACTCCACTTTGTTCATCTTTTCCCCTGTCTATCTCTATCCCCAGGAAATTCCAGAGTACCTGTGCTCCCATTGGGATGCAGTATGTGACTCTTATGTGAGCAACATAAGGGCAGTGATGCAGGCACTGCGCTCAGAACACACTCTTATTAATCATCACCTATTCAACATCAGGTATTTTGCCCAGCCTTCAAGTCTGAACTTGGTTTATTTCACATAGTCTATAATTTAACATTTCCATAATGGacatatttctgtctctgtccacatttttatatttgatcaCTATAAGATGCATAATTGTCTGTTTTGACATGTCTTTTCAAGCATTCTTACATCTATGTATCTGATAACATTTAAAACTACTGTTGCAAAACAGCTATACCCTGTAAATATTACAGTGTCACCTCAGTTAATACTTTTTTAACTTATTAATACTACATTTTGTCATAGCTGCAATTACAGTACCAGTCACTGAACCAAATTATTGTCAGCATCTATTAGATGCAGATTGTCACAGTTATTCTTACCTTTGAATACAGCAATGTGTAACCAAAATGTTCTTACTATAGGTCTTTTGACAGACATCTctgacaaagaaagagaaaattaatgtaaatagaaaattattacaaaattatatttgattaatgtcacattttactAAGTATTATCTGTTTCCTTTTACCTCAGGCAGGAGGTTGTTTTTGAACctaaattgttttaaaatactgtCTCTACAGAGAGGAGTACAAGCATTACTTGGGGCGTCCTGACCTGAAGCAGGAATTAGTGTCTCAGTGGCAGAAGGACTTCAACAAAATACCTGGTGATATGAGAGAAGACGAGGATACCAAAGCGGAGCTACATCAGCGACTGGATGTAAGAAAAAATCATAATATATTACAATACAGATTTTACTTACTCTGATCTTGAGAGTAGtgtaaaaaaagaatgaaaatatgaaacattaaagGTGTTCTGATGTGTTTGCAGGACCTGCGGGAACGTTTGTGGGACATTAGTGACAAGCGTAAAGAGGAGGATGAACAAGAGAAGGCTTTGCTCACGGATGATGGCTGGTTGGAGGATCACACAGCGGTCCTAATCAACCACCACTCTACACTCATGCAGGTaaaatttttgttttctatttagcCATTTggctgaacaaaaaaaaacaattttatggGGTCACTTCTATTCTGTAGTTTATTAACTGTAGTTTATTAATTAACTATTACACCCCTCTGAACGTACCTCTTTCATCACTGTTTTCTGTCCTCTTGGTATTTATGTTGTATAGGTGTATTGAGCGCCTCTTCTATGTatcttttcagtttgttttttggcaaaactgttattttgaaTTGTTTATGTTGTATAGGTGGAGTTGAACCGTTTCCAGGACACACTCTGTATTCTCAGGGTCTATTATCTGAGCATGTACAGACAGGTGCTGCCTGCGCTTCCCTCCAACTTTGTCTGTATCCCCCTACTGGACATCCCAGAAATGATGGATGAGGAAGAAAGGCAAGAATCACAGTATTCATAGCAAACTAACCATTTTGATACAAGATAATACAATGAAATTACAAGATAGTTAGGGAAAATAAGTGCAGAAAGTGACAGAATGATTTTGTCTCAACAGTACTGAGCCAGCGGCCACAAATGTGTGTAGTCAGAGGGATGAAggaggggagaagaagaaaactaaaTTGTAAGCGAGGAGCACTATCACACGCAATGATTGCTTAATGTTTTCTTCAGTCTGTTTCAAAGATTTAATGAATGTTGTCATATTCTCACAGTCCAAATACTCTGTggcaaaaacaaatgcacacacataaactatttcctccttttcttcagTATTCCCCTCCTCCCCAGACATCCTGACTCTTCAGGAGTGGCCTCCAAGACGAACAGCCAGGGTCAGAGAGAACCTGCCAAGGTCATTTTAAACCAGATTTCACGTCCCTCTTTATGTGCCTCCCATTCACTTGCATTTTTTAGTCTTTCTAGATGTCTGTAATAGTGTTTGTTACTTAAGAATCTACTCATAACCTACTtctatatatattatgtaattGCTATCTTTGTTTATCTCAGTTGATTTAGATTCTACTACATTATACACATACTTATTCTTGTTGAAGAAATAAACCTTTTTGGTCGTTcttatttaatgttaatgtagtTTGTGATGACGTTccaacacaaaaataattaaaatattgtgaCGTGCTGATGTACAGTTGTAGCAGTAACACATTTTGAcccttttgttttctcctaGTCACTTCATGAGAAACTGATCTCCGACCACGGGGAGGCACTCACAGCCATCAGCAAATTGGTaatgctctgtgtgtgagagtgtgtgcatgAGCATACTATGGAGGCATTTTTAACGTTCCTGACATGTTTGGGTTATACATGTGTGCAGGTGTCAGCAGAGGCCCATCTGAGGGACATGGAGGCAAAAGAACAGAGGGAGAAACCgcaagagaaggagagggagaaagactcTGCAAGtgcaaacaaaaagaataaaaggaCTCAGTcatcaaaaaaacagaaaggcaTGTCTATAGTAGAGTactattgtattattatatataaagtaCTATTAGAGAACTATAGAAAACTATTGAGAGGTACTTTCGAGCATGTGCTATGTGTTGCTGTAATCTTgtcttttgtcctttttgtaTCACTAAATTTACCCAAAAGAGCataaatactactactataatgattaaataattaaaaattatgCAATATCCatgtttaaaagttttttaaCTAGAAAAAATGCCAGATTATAATTTTTACTCTTTAGATCagcctttcttctctttttttggcCTGTGACCCCAACAAATTGTGAGGTGAATATAAGATTTCAAAAAAGGACTCCAAGTGGATTATGTAGAGATTAATGTATATTTCAAGCCTATGtgatatatgtatttttaaatatataaatcaaaTACATTTATCAGTCTTATAAATATCAAGGAGCTCTTCTGCATCATTATCTTCCTCCCTAACTCTTCTCCCCAGGTCCACCATCCCCTCCCCCTGCACCCAGCCCTGTACCATCTGATGAAAAAAACTCAGAGAAGACTCATTATCAAGAAGTCAGAAGCAAAATACAGAAAGAATATGCTGCTGCACTGAATCACGAAGGTATGCTCACATACACATGAAGAGATGCAGTAGGTTCTCATCATCATATTAACATTGTCAAATTATTACATTAATAAGTGGCGTTGTTTTCTGAAAAGTATCATGTGAAggatgcatgcatgcatgtgggTTCATAGTCAACATGCTTATATATTTGTGTTGCACtgtttgtgtacgtgtgtgttttcCAGAGCATGCAGTAAAGGTACGCATTGCGCTGGTGAAAGGCCGTGGGTTAGTGTTGCTGCAGTCCCTGCAAAGTAGAGCAGAACAGACCTTTAGCAGCATGGAGAAGTGGTTAGAAGCACATTATCTTGCAGAAATGAAGAGGTATGGTGTTAGTGTTGCTCTGTTGCATTATTGTGGTGAAGAAAGGTTGATTGTGCTGATGATGTGCTATGATTTATTTCATAGCACAGTGTGCATAATGCTTGTAAAGACATGTAGATTTTACTCTCGAATTATAGAGTAGTCTcgaattatacatataaaacatgtctgacTTTTTATGCATGTCTCTCCTTTTTCTAGTATTGACCAACTAGCAGAAGTGGTACGCCACCACATAGAGTCTGGTGCTAAGCTGCAGGATGAGCTAGTGTTGGTAGGTAATGTCTTAAACTGTTAAacttgttggttttttttatgttggaCATTTTTCTATATACCCAAGATTTATAATTACATGGTTGCTGCTGTAGGATGAAATTTGAATTGTTCCTCCAGACTGTGACATTTGACAATGGCCCAGAACCTTTTTTACTTCAGCCTTTCCTTTTTAAGATTCCTCATATTTGCTTCTCCAGGAATGCACTGACTTCTATTTGAATGGAGACTGCCACTTTGTGGCCAGCGTTCCTCCCCCTCCTCGTCCACCTCCTCTGGAGAAACCCATGCGGTCCACTCTGACCATCATTCAGCTGGAGTCACTCTACCAACATCTATGCAACATGGCTCCATCAGGTACATACAGGGGAGACAAGTTGAGGTGTGTTAGGGTCTATCCATTTATTCATCCTACAattattttccctcttttctgtctgtcaggcTTCATGTCCAGTTCTGAGTTCTCCAGTTTGCTGAAGGACATAATCTCTGTTAACATGGGCAGAAACACAGTGCCTGAGCCCTGGATCAACATGAATGAAACACAGGTACTCTTCAAGGTCACATATTtcacagactgaaaacacaaagttgggtgaaaaaaaataaaactggtactaaaatgtttttcaccAGAAAATTATTTACACcaaaaaagtctgttttgtaGTAAGGTGTGTCTACATTACTGTCATATATAGGTGAGACATAAGAAGTTAGGTTAGTTAGCCAGTTAGTCAGCTATACAGTTCTTGTGATATCCAATAGGTGTAAAACATGTGTAACTGAACCTGCTATGCAGtcttgaggacatttttcaTGTGAGGGGCTTTGCTTGTTGTCATAGGCTGGTTAAAGCAAgatttgaaaaaacattttaagaccCAATAACTCCATAATCAAATAGCACCATACTGTCTGGTTTCATGCATAGTCTAAACACCGATCCTGTGagatacaaagaaaaacacatgacagAATCTACCCGAGAACTgtcctttcctctcctgtctgtaGATGATGGAGATAGCATCTCTGCTATCGGATGAGTATGAGCTGATAGACTGGCGTCGGTTCCTGCTCAGTGCTGCCCTCCCTTGGCCATTTCCCTCCTTAACACAGCTGCTGGTAGTGCTACAACGTTTCAAGTCAGCAGATAAGGGTGACACAGGCTATATCAACGAAGAACAGTACCAACAGGTTAGTttcatatgcaaacacacaaggtGAGACCAAAGAGAGATACACACTATGAATGTATAGTCCACATCCACCCTCAGCCCCTCTTTGCTCTTGTGGCATTAATGTATAGTGAGATTCACTTTCTATAAGCACACCTGGATTCATGTCACAGTGACTCCACACTTAATTAATACAgtatagtatacagtatatagaatAAATACTGCATAAGAATCTAAAACAtactttaaaaactgtattatGCTGTACGTGAAAAGAGATGGTTTAGGTGTTTGTTTTTCCCCCTTCATCACCAGTCAGAGTTGTGGTTTTCCAGTGAGAGTGTTCAGCCCATCCCTGAGGATCCCTCTGAGCCTCCACCTTATGACCGTCTGGCTAACTTATGCAAAGTAAGTACCTGGAATGCCTGACAACTGAATTCAAAGTCAAggtaaacttttattttttattaaattcaagTGGTCACAAGCaacataaaagacataaaacgaATAAACAAAGGAGTGACAAAACATTGGAGCATTGCCTAACTTTTCAAACTATTACAATAGTATAAAGGGACTTTTTAGCCATTTCCAATGATATCTTATTGTAAAAGGAATTTAGTTTCGAAATACAAATTCACAAAGCATACGGTCAACACTTCATCCATCTGTTGAATAATCTTGGATATAAAGCTCAAAGTTTATTATCTACTGTGTGTCCAAATGAACTGCTCTGCAAgcaaaaaatcatattaaacaacatttgtgttggtttttccttCTTAGTTCTTTTTCCAGTTGTTTGCAGaccactctttctctccaccTCGTCTGGACTACGTGTCAATGCTGCAGTACTTTGCAGCTGATCCTAACCCGAAACAGGGGTTCATCAGAGCACTTAGTGTAGTGATGGGACAACATCTCAAGCACCCAGCACCCAGCCATCTTGTCAAGGTGAAAAAATGAATGTACACAGAAAAGTTATGCCAAGAATGATTTTGTAAGAGCATGCGTGAGGTTTTTCAAATGGTTGATCTTTTGTTTTGGAATAAAACTCAGTATGCTTTACATTAAAGCAGTAAagtaatgaaatgtaatgtaacatGTGAGTGTTAATGTCTCTCTTCAGTCCTACAAACTACTATCCATAAACAATATCCCTACATTGTTGTGTAGTCTATGCCCAGTATAGAAGAGGCTACAGAGTTCAGCTTCTCAGAGCCTGACGGAGAATACAAGGAAGAAGAGACTCTGTGTGCATCAAGCAGTTTGTTGGGAGAGCAGCAAGTGTCCATCCCTGCTCTTCTTGCTGTCATCTGCCACAGAGTTACTAAAATGAAAGACGACAACACCCTTCCTCCAGGCTGCATGAGTCAGGAGGAGCACACTGAGGTATAGCACTATGGAGGAGCAAACTGTGCTTTTAAGGAAATAAAAGAATTATTGAatgtatgaaagaaaaatacatttacaataaaaaaagaataatgatAGTGAGGATAAAATAAATTAGatgttttgataaaataaaaccCTCCCCTCATGGTATTGCTTTCTATATCTTGCCCTCCAGCACCTGGTGCATATATTCACAGAGCTTGGGTGTAGGCCTGAGGATCGTGTCCCcttctcagttttctctctgCATCCTTTGACCCAAAGCCTGATGGAGAGCTCAGTGCACTACCGGCTCATAGTAAGTCCCTGTCGAGACTCATGCTTTTCATCTGTAGTGCCTGCTGCAGTGTCTGTTAGATGAGGCTATACAGCGTATCACAGCCGCTGTGATTAGTCACACATACTCAGCATCCAGACTGTCCATCATCACATGCACTGACCATacccattttttatttttaaagctacTGCTATTACTTTTGAAATTGAAGACATTTATTTAGGTATTTTGTCACCTCCGTTTCTTATCCCAACACCACCATTTGTTACcctttctttgtcattttcaacttttattttcattccaaaatgtctgtctctctgtttctctcttttgctctctctcagGATATTCATAAGGTGCTGCTGGCCCAGCAGGATGAAGGAGAAGCTAACAGCTTGAACGTTTCCTAAATGATAAGACGTATCCAGTACATATACATACTGCTGTCTACGTCATGAAGAACTCTTTGACtcaggaaatgaaaaatatgatcCATTCTGTGTTTTGAAATATTCTGATTacttgtttgaaatgtttaatctCAGGTTAATTGATTACTCCAGTATTGAATCAGTAAATTTGCAGCTATGGCACTAGGTGTGGCCTTAACTTGTCTCAATATCTCTATAACTTATGAAGGTTGGAATAACATCATCACTGAAATGACAACAATAACATCAGTGATGGCAGGATTGACCCCTCTGACTCGCTCTCTTTTTCTGATACACTCCAGCAGTTTTTCTGACTCACTTGTTTTTCTAATGACCTCtctgacacagaaaagcattgGTCACGGCTACAATGAGTGCATTGTCCAGGATAACCTACATGTCAAGCCTGACTTGCCAGCAACAGCCTGCCAGGGCACCCATAACCCTATTGTAGCCCATTCAGCAGAGATATGTTGTGCTAGCTTCTCTATTTGACAGACACTGCTGCCCGTATACCAATAAAGCCAATGCAagctgatcagaaaaaaaaaatttatatacatatatgtataagCAAATAAAAGAGGAGTGTCGCTGTTATTAGCTAGCTAATCTAGCTAGCTTTcgaaagacaaaaaaacttaTTAATGCATCATTATTCTAAATTAAGTATGGGTGTCAAATCAAAT is drawn from Thunnus albacares chromosome 2, fThuAlb1.1, whole genome shotgun sequence and contains these coding sequences:
- the spef2 gene encoding sperm flagellar protein 2, encoding MSDILCKWLNEELRLSKAVEPKTFAKDFSSGYLIGEVLHKYQLQNDFNMFLKKDTSISKLNNCTRLEPTLHLLGISFDATTAQGLMQEKQGVATHLLYQLFVSLEKKKKAEISGTVMEIMQPAANASLHKIEHEIYSDRLQDVVKRDAELKLRKISQHYEEKCLQWNHMSSLSQPVQQKRQLKVQDEKRMKNTEKLRVCRQKHNDIMTRNQASIVRVPKPPPYTSLINLKKRQQQQRRREQHVQTVQSEIAQFERNRKKLVTSGFVSSSSGQPFTGDFPHGGNSQGCDVSGSETKVILQSNSKYIQEIRQRLQENAVACEQREKRRDRFLVEQLKSHEAREEARREEQLVKRLTRQTQQEQRLAVQLLHVRKLKEVIRENRLFREQQYQQRREKDFQEALEREAALAQQVKLDHADEIRKELEFCNRIAAERAQSRYKKHFKSCKEILEQIVDLATKVGEYRLLTGNLIPEKLMKEWKELLFNGMPLYQPISMEGQQPGFEFSSPLDPVEIKKQEILNDQDYDEYTNMVGEWAWPEEAGETNLPLTNNKILGHVVLRLRNIVHPTIEEPSTLSFPNFMLKACVLGKFCSGKTTCLAKIAEAHGIYVLSADTLIEEALTAYQNGEEVTEQRGKEDNDQLLTSSTSLKSDLDTQEESSNTKLSVRAMQGGAAENELRKGSAIPNELVVDIIVEAIRQIPAGSGWVLDGFPVDITQAYLLEKALGGSVDVGNEVVSSRTNLAIDPNPPTPPPPPAPALDLVVLLDIPDECVVRRAVNQTGTDTAAAATTSTENNLFLAQIPNRIAAFQDTWTKLEEWFGRKQNILVHVDADVEEEELYKRVESVLQQVMMQTQEALGNPSVEDDEVLDSGKTEESSSATPAPVDQAPALTDQDPGPTESNISLNEQKDESVTSISKSNTHSPRGQSRKASSCSLTNEDSQGVPKNPLECASPCPGSSSWVYVDEPLPQEIPEYLCSHWDAVCDSYVSNIRAVMQALRSEHTLINHHLFNIREEYKHYLGRPDLKQELVSQWQKDFNKIPGDMREDEDTKAELHQRLDDLRERLWDISDKRKEEDEQEKALLTDDGWLEDHTAVLINHHSTLMQVELNRFQDTLCILRVYYLSMYRQVLPALPSNFVCIPLLDIPEMMDEEESTEPAATNVCSQRDEGGEKKKTKFIPLLPRHPDSSGVASKTNSQGQREPAKSLHEKLISDHGEALTAISKLVSAEAHLRDMEAKEQREKPQEKEREKDSASANKKNKRTQSSKKQKGPPSPPPAPSPVPSDEKNSEKTHYQEVRSKIQKEYAAALNHEEHAVKVRIALVKGRGLVLLQSLQSRAEQTFSSMEKWLEAHYLAEMKSIDQLAEVVRHHIESGAKLQDELVLECTDFYLNGDCHFVASVPPPPRPPPLEKPMRSTLTIIQLESLYQHLCNMAPSGFMSSSEFSSLLKDIISVNMGRNTVPEPWINMNETQMMEIASLLSDEYELIDWRRFLLSAALPWPFPSLTQLLVVLQRFKSADKGDTGYINEEQYQQSELWFSSESVQPIPEDPSEPPPYDRLANLCKFFFQLFADHSFSPPRLDYVSMLQYFAADPNPKQGFIRALSVVMGQHLKHPAPSHLVKSMPSIEEATEFSFSEPDGEYKEEETLCASSSLLGEQQVSIPALLAVICHRVTKMKDDNTLPPGCMSQEEHTEHLVHIFTELGCRPEDRVPFSVFSLHPLTQSLMESSVHYRLIDIHKVLLAQQDEGEANSLNVS